The following is a genomic window from Solanum lycopersicum chromosome 6, SLM_r2.1.
ACTTGTGGAAAAGGAACTCTTTCTTCTGGAGAGCCTTCAAACAAACCTAGTACTGCATCaatctatgatgatgatgaagttgTGGGCTTTGAGAAAGATGCAGAAATTATAATGAAGAAATTGATACGAGGAACAAAGGAGCGGGATCTTATCTCAATCTATGGAATGCCCGGACTTGGTAAAACAACTTTGGCAAGGAAGGTGTACAACAATCCCtctattgttaattattttgaagttaAAGCATGGTGTGCTGTGTCACAAGCATATAATAGGAGTACGTTATTGGTTGAGATTTTCAAACAAGCTACAAATGataagatcaaaatcaaagaggACGATGATGTAGCTGACATGTTACGCAAGGTTCTAATAGGCAAGAGATACCTCATCGTATTAGATGACATTTGGGAAGTCGAGGCATGGGAAGATTTGGGAATATGTTTCCCTCAAGGTGAATGTGGAAGCAGAGTAATGGTCACAACACGAATTGAACAAGTGGCTAAGCATCTTCAGCACCACAGTCATCCTTATTCTCTTAGCTTTCTCTCATCCAAAAAGAGTTGGGAATTATTGGAGAAGAAGGTATTTCGAGGAGAGAGTTGTCCCCCCGATCTACTGGAAGCAGGGTTGCAAGTTGCCCTACACTGTAAGGGATTACCTCTTGTGGTTGTTCTGATTGCTGGAATGATTGCAAAAATGGATAGGGAGGCGTCCTTGTGGCTCGAGGTTGCAAATGACTTAAGTTCTCTTGCTTTAGGAGAGCAGAGTATGAAGGTAATACAATCAAGTTATGACCATTTAGAAAACCACTTAAAGCCCTGCCTTCTTTACATGGCATTGTTTCCAGAAGACCATAAGATTACAGTGGACGATCTGCTCAAGTTGTGGATGGCTGAGGAGTTTGTATTGAATGTCGAAACAGAGAACATGGAGGAAGCATCTCGAGTTTGCTTGAGTGATTTGCTTAACAGAAGCCTAATAATAATGGTCTCCGGAATGAGATTTTATGATAATGTACAATACTGCTCACTTCATGATGTAGTGCGTGAGTTCTGCTTGAGAAAACTCACAGAAGACAAGTATATGCAGCTCACAGTTCCATACAATCCATATCAACATTTGCATTCCACAGAGTCACGGTTATGCATTTTTATTCATGATGATTTTGTTAAACAATTAGATCATCCCGACTACCAGCTGGATAAGATTCCAAGGCTGGATTTCAAGGAAACGAACTCTTTGGAGTTCATTGCTCATCCAAAACTCAATGTGTGGAATAACCAatattcaaatcctttagattTAGTTCTTAAATTAAGATTTGTTCGGGTATTGGATTTGATGGATGTGGAATTGCCAGATTCATGGGCTACTGCAATTCAATCGCTAACTGAGTTGAGATACCTTGCACTTTGTGTCAAACAATTTGAATTGAAGTGGATATCACACCTACACAATCTCCAAACTCTGCGGCTCAAGTCAAGTGAGAAGTTACGCCTAAGGGCTGCTACTTTATGGGAAATGACCAAACTAAGGCATGTGAATATAGACTGTTTTTCCGTGGCATGGGAAGACAATGAGCAAGAAAGTTCTTCAACAAGTTTGCTAGAGAACATGAAGAGTTTTGGCACTTGCAATATACGCTTCGATAATATGAATGCAAGATTCTGGTGGAGGTTTCCGAATCTTGAAGAACTCTGCCTCAGTGTTGAAGATGTACCTGAGTTTCCTTACTTTCCGATAGTGGAAGTTCATAGTcaccttcattttctttctctGGAGTTCCCTTTAATCgaattatttaattcatttggaTGGGAGAGGTTTTGTGTGTTCCCTTCAAATCTTAGGCATTTGGACCTTGACAAATGTTTCTTGACGGAAGAAATGGTTTTAAACATTGCAAGACTGAAGAAGCTTGAGAgtctcaaattatttttgggATTTCCTTCTATGAGATCATATTGTTGGGATGTCACAAATGTGGAGTTTCCTTCACTCAAATACTTGGGATTATTCTTTATGAAGATAGAAGAATGGAAAGCTTCAGAGGAATCGTTTCCTGTGCTTGAGAAGCTAGTTATAAGTGCATGGCCCGGTTTCAGGGGGATCAAGGAGATCCCCCCAAGCTTTGCGGATATTCTAACCCTAAGACGTATTGAACTGTTTGACTGCACGGACTCTCTAGGGGTTTCAgctatgaatatgaaaagagaGATTGAAGAAAACACAGGATGTGACAGTCTCCAAGTTGTTATACAGAAgtaaataaatgtatttaaaaGAACTTCATTGCTACTTCTTAATTCTACTTCTATATTGTTGCATTATTATCTGTTTTTTAGGACTTGATCTGAGCTGATAGCTAGGTACATTGATAATCATAACGTCTTATCATTTATCCTTCAATCAATCatctttaaattcattttatctttttgcttTCAGGAAgtgttattatttgatatttttttggggAATCACATGAACGTCAACTTGAGATATTAACATGAACGTCAACTTGAGATTTTAACTTGAGTAGAATGGAAGGCTTCAGAGGAATCCTTTCCTGTTCTTGAGAAGTTAGTTATAAGAAGAAGTTCCATCAAGGAGATTCCCCCTAGCTTTGCGGATATTCCAACACTAAAACTTATTGCACTGATTGGCTGCAAGGAGTCTGTAGGGGTTTCAGCTATGAATATCAAAAGAGAGATTGAAGAAAACACAGGATGTGACAGTCTCCATGTTGTAGTTGTAAAACAAAACTAAATGTATTTAATTAAAAGCAATTCaaagttatttttacttctgtATGTCACATTATTATCTGTTTTTCTTATTAGGGAACTTCTTAACTTGGAAGCTGAGATTGCAATTCAATTTGGATGTTTTTGAGAGGTCAAAACTGCTTTATTTCAAAATGTGAGATGTATGGTTAtgcttttgagaaaaatatatataagtgcTTTTGGAGCAGCAGAAACTGTTTTCACAGTCAAAGATAATTTATGACTCATTCCATGTTTCATTTTCAAACATTTATCTTAAGTTgactattattttaaattattgctTAAAAACCAAGTCTTATAATGCTTCTGTAAGGATAAATTTGTGAAAGTGCTTACTTATTTGATTGGAAAGAAGAAATTTCTGCTCACCTTCACCTATTCAACTGTGTTTGCCTCCTCCTCTGAAAATCATCTTCCTAACTTTAtagagaaaatgatcaaaatggtCCTTAATATATTGCGGAGTTGATTTACTAGGCCCTTAACAGAGGCAGACCTAGGATTTAAAAACGAAATGGCACACTAGAGGCCGATGTGTGCTAGTCGAAGCATCACTATAAAATCTtgggaaaatgttttccaaacaAGTATAAAATTGAAggtattgaaataaatataaatgtgtaACATAGTTCAAATGCATGTATGGTTGGATGACAATGACTTTTGAGTGTACACTTTGAGGTTTCTAgttcaaatttggaaaaaataacaacaagaaAACGCAACAATCAAGAATCGAACTTAATACACTTTGCTTTTGAAGAAGTGCAGTGATCAGTGTTGGACCAACGCACCAACTCAACTAACGTATTTATGGGTGCACAATTGGTTATGAtccttatttatttgtatacatgtatatatacataatttttttcaaagttaacAGGTGTACGTGCACTCCCTTTCTTAAACACGAGTCCGCTTCTCGTCCTTGATGTATAATTCGCTCTGAAATAATCCTTAATGAATGTAAAAGAAATGAGTGTTTTTAGGTCCACAACCTAAAACACATTAAGGACTAGTTTGCTTGGGGGttatacataaaaaaagtaaaaaaaataattcaaattcttgATGTATTAAGGTCGATTGACAAATATATGGTAAATAAACTAGTAATTAAAAAGCTGACTTTATAATAGttaagaaaaatacattaacatAAGTTGCTCCTTCATCCTCTAAATAGGCATACTACGCTGTTCAACTAATACTGATCATATATTATTACAAAAGAGaaccaaaaaagttaaaagttgaattacgattttacccttattataaattaaaatgttataaaaatatttaattatttaatatagatattaagttatattattttaatagaaatgttaatgacttttgCACTTCTTTagattaattcttaattaaaatatctaatttaatttattttcttgaaatatttaccctttaaatagatacatgtatatggtttatcttctaaattaatttatgttcttaattaatatttgtctttaatttttgtaacaCTTGACCTTTCAACTTTGTAAGTGAATCTTCATATTCCAAAGCTATactttttcctataaatacaatcttttaacattatttttttagaaaaatttacacgtgatacaatttttgtgtgtggaAG
Proteins encoded in this region:
- the LOC101259645 gene encoding putative late blight resistance protein homolog R1C-3 isoform X1 gives rise to the protein MDVVETCGKGTLSSGEPSNKPSTASIYDDDEVVGFEKDAEIIMKKLIRGTKERDLISIYGMPGLGKTTLARKVYNNPSIVNYFEVKAWCAVSQAYNRSTLLVEIFKQATNDKIKIKEDDDVADMLRKVLIGKRYLIVLDDIWEVEAWEDLGICFPQGECGSRVMVTTRIEQVAKHLQHHSHPYSLSFLSSKKSWELLEKKVFRGESCPPDLLEAGLQVALHCKGLPLVVVLIAGMIAKMDREASLWLEVANDLSSLALGEQSMKVIQSSYDHLENHLKPCLLYMALFPEDHKITVDDLLKLWMAEEFVLNVETENMEEASRVCLSDLLNRSLIIMVSGMRFYDNVQYCSLHDVVREFCLRKLTEDKYMQLTVPYNPYQHLHSTESRLCIFIHDDFVKQLDHPDYQLDKIPRLDFKETNSLEFIAHPKLNVWNNQYSNPLDLVLKLRFVRVLDLMDVELPDSWATAIQSLTELRYLALCVKQFELKWISHLHNLQTLRLKSSEKLRLRAATLWEMTKLRHVNIDCFSVAWEDNEQESSSTSLLENMKSFGTCNIRFDNMNARFWWRFPNLEELCLSVEDVPEFPYFPIVEVHSHLHFLSLEFPLIELFNSFGWERFCVFPSNLRHLDLDKCFLTEEMVLNIARLKKLESLKLFLGFPSMRSYCWDVTNVEFPSLKYLGLFFMKIEEWKASEESFPVLEKLVISAWPGFRGIKEIPPSFADILTLRRIELFDCTDSLGVSAMNMKREIEENTGCDSLQVVIQKKCYYLIFFWGIT
- the LOC101259645 gene encoding putative late blight resistance protein homolog R1C-3 isoform X2 encodes the protein MDVVETCGKGTLSSGEPSNKPSTASIYDDDEVVGFEKDAEIIMKKLIRGTKERDLISIYGMPGLGKTTLARKVYNNPSIVNYFEVKAWCAVSQAYNRSTLLVEIFKQATNDKIKIKEDDDVADMLRKVLIGKRYLIVLDDIWEVEAWEDLGICFPQGECGSRVMVTTRIEQVAKHLQHHSHPYSLSFLSSKKSWELLEKKVFRGESCPPDLLEAGLQVALHCKGLPLVVVLIAGMIAKMDREASLWLEVANDLSSLALGEQSMKVIQSSYDHLENHLKPCLLYMALFPEDHKITVDDLLKLWMAEEFVLNVETENMEEASRVCLSDLLNRSLIIMVSGMRFYDNVQYCSLHDVVREFCLRKLTEDKYMQLTVPYNPYQHLHSTESRLCIFIHDDFVKQLDHPDYQLDKIPRLDFKETNSLEFIAHPKLNVWNNQYSNPLDLVLKLRFVRVLDLMDVELPDSWATAIQSLTELRYLALCVKQFELKWISHLHNLQTLRLKSSEKLRLRAATLWEMTKLRHVNIDCFSVAWEDNEQESSSTSLLENMKSFGTCNIRFDNMNARFWWRFPNLEELCLSVEDVPEFPYFPIVEVHSHLHFLSLEFPLIELFNSFGWERFCVFPSNLRHLDLDKCFLTEEMVLNIARLKKLESLKLFLGFPSMRSYCWDVTNVEFPSLKYLGLFFMKIEEWKASEESFPVLEKLVISAWPGFRGIKEIPPSFADILTLRRIELFDCTDSLGVSAMNMKREIEENTGCDSLQVVIQK